The stretch of DNA GCAGTGCAAATTTCTGTCTGAGAATGACCCAGATCTGCCATTAGCATGATTTCAATTCGACGACGATATTCTGGACGCAGTTTTTTTTCTAAACTCTTTTGTAATAATCTTCGTTGAAATGGTGATAGTAATTTTCCAACTTCTTGGTTTGATAAGTCGGTTTCAAAGAGATTGTGTTCGGAGTATTTATTAACCATAATCCTACCAGTCTTTTCCAATAATAAATCTGCCAAAATGGCAACCTTTTATTTTGTCTTGTGGCAAAATATCATATTTTTTTAAAAAATTATATTTAATTTACGTGAAAAATTTATCAACATTTAACTTGATCTAATTATTAATCTTATCTTCGGTCTTTAAAAATTTTCTTAATATTAGTTTAAATTCTTGATAGTTTAAGCAAGAACATAATGATTTAATCAGTTGATTATAATTTGATTAATTTTCATTAAAAAAAACTCAAGAGTTAATATATTTAACTGAGATTAATTATTCAACATAGTTGAAAATCATAAAATTTAATTAATTAATTAGTCTTTAGTCAAACAAAACCAAAAGCAAGAACATTCAATAATTACAAATTAATATAGAATCGAGAAGAAATAGGGAATAATTAAACTATTTTCCCTAAAAAATGCCTTAAAATCTTAGTTCTCTCTAAAATTGTTACTCTATTTTGGTATAAATTTTTATCTGTCTCTATGGGTAATAAATTATACCGAAAAATCTTAAAAAGCTGAAATGTAAACTAGATTACTTTATAAAAAAATCTTATTTTAGCTCAGATTATTTTGAATTATACATTCTAGTATTGTTAATAAATAAGCCATAATTAAGATAATTAAGACCTAAAACTTTGATTAGCTAAAAATAATATTTTACCAAACCTATTACTAGTATTTTTTCATACTAATTATCAAATTATATTTAGGGAGATTTACGAAATTTAGCTTAAATTCAAGACTCAACTAAGATAATTAAGTCTTTAAAGTCTTTAATAAATCGACTCAGCTAAATCGACTAATCGTCACAATAGAGAAAAAATCAAAGAAAATTAGAGTAATTAAGACTAATGAATAAAGCGATTAATATTTGTCGCGAAGATATTTTTGAACACCTTAAATTGTCGTGCCAATTATCTAAGATTTTAGAAGGTGTGATGACCTGTAAAATCATTCAAGCTAAAGTAACAGAATTAGGTATTACTCTTAACTCTGAAGAACTACAACAAGCTGCCGACAATTTTCGTTTAAATCAACAACTACATACTATTGAAGATACTCAAGCATGGTTGCAAAGACATCACTTATCAATTGATGATTTTGAATATCTTATTTATACCAATACAATTTCGAGAAAACTAGTCGAGCATTTATTTGGCGATCGCGTAGAACCTTTTTTCTATGAAAATCAACTTAATTATGCGGGTGTAGCAATGTATGAAGTAATTTTGGATGATGAAGATTTGGCAATAGAATTATTTTTTGCTTTGCAAGAAGGAGAAATTAATTTTCAAGAAATTGCTCGTCAGTATACTACTCAGCCATCTCTGCGTCGTTCAGGAGGATATCGGGGTATAGTAAGTCGTCGCGAACTTAAACCAGAAATTTCGGCTGCTGTGTTTGCAGCTAATCCTCCGCAATTACTTAAGCCTATTATTACTTCTTACGGCGTACACTTAATTTTAGTGGAAGAAATTATCCAACCCCAATTAAATGAACAATTAAGAATACAAATTCTTGGTGATTTTTTTGCTAATTGGCTCAAACAACAAATTGAAGAAGCCGAAATTATTATTGATTTGAATAATGATAATTTAAATAGAAGAAAAATTATGTCAGGTAATGGTAATTTATAACGATTAAAATTAAACAAAAAGGAAGGGATAAAATATTATTACCCTTCCTAAATCTTGAAGAGAAAAGTATTATTGTAACGTGAATCAGTTAAGTAATTTTATAGTAAAAAGCGTTAAGATTACGATTTTTTGTGATAACTGATGATTATGAAGATTGTTCTTTCAGCCAAACTTGCCAACAAGCTTCTAAAACTCGCTCTCTAGCAGATTGATTAAATTTTAAAGGAAACCATTTTTCAATTCTTAAAATATGATAACCAACTTGAGTTTGAATTGGACCAATAATTACACCTACTTCTACATTCTTGATGGCTTGAGCTATTTCGGGTGCTAATTCGCTAACATAGCGAATACCCATAAAACCGCCATTAGTTTGAGATTGTTGACCAAGGGAATGTTCAATCGCCAAAGCACAGAAAGAAGCATTTTGTTCCCGAAGCAATTGAGCGATCGCAATTGCTTGATCCAAGTCACGAACTAAAATTTGAGATAAAGCCACTCTTCTATAGTGATCGCGATTAGCAAGATAATAACCATCGACCTGGACACCGAAGAGATATTCTTTTAATTTAGTGAACAGTAATTGATTTTTAATTCCTTCTGACCATTCTTCGAGGCTAATTCTTTGTTGTTGAAGCCAGGCTTGAGTTTGTTGGATTCCCAATAGTTGGTGTTTCAGGCGAAAAGCATCTCCCGCAGTTTGCCATTCTTCATCAGTAATTTCGATACCGAATTCTTGACAAAGTGCTAATATCATTGCTTCAAGTTCCACAGCATTAATTATTTCTGCCCATTGGTAAGAGCGATGTAAATAAGCAATAATTTCGGTTTCGCTTGGAGTAGATGATTGAGGTAGTAAGGATTGTGTTGCAGTTTGAATCATTTTTTTTCACAATCAATAAGAGTAAGTTGTAAGTAAAACAGAAGAACTGATAACTGATTATCGATAAAGCCAACGTTGAGGAGGAACATCTTTAACTTTGATTCGATTGCGATGTAAATCTCCGTAGAGATTAAGATAATCTAGTTCTTCAGGAGTAAGTTTTCCTTGTTGCACAGCTGCGATCGCACTATCCACGTGTTCCCGTTTTGTCCATCCAGCCAATGCAATATCAACACAGTTTTGACTAAGAGAATAACGATATAAATCTGGGACAGAAGGTTGCCAACATCCAGACGGTAGACCAAGAGGCGAAGTCCAAAGAGGACCAACCATACCAGCAGACTTAAAGGTGACAATTCCTGGACGCTGCGGATCTTTTGGGTCTAAATAAGGAAAGACTTTGTTTTGTGCGGTGCGGTGTGCGACGTTATGCCGAACCATAACCACATCTAATAAAGAACTATCTAACCACTTTTGGGCTAAATCGTGGTCGTGAAAAGACGCACCGATATAGCGTACAGCACCCATTTTTTTCAAGCGTTCTGAGATACCAAAGACTCTTTCAATATGTCGCTGACAAACTGTATCAGAACCTCGAATGTCATCAGAGGCAC from Stanieria cyanosphaera PCC 7437 encodes:
- a CDS encoding peptidylprolyl isomerase, translating into MNKAINICREDIFEHLKLSCQLSKILEGVMTCKIIQAKVTELGITLNSEELQQAADNFRLNQQLHTIEDTQAWLQRHHLSIDDFEYLIYTNTISRKLVEHLFGDRVEPFFYENQLNYAGVAMYEVILDDEDLAIELFFALQEGEINFQEIARQYTTQPSLRRSGGYRGIVSRRELKPEISAAVFAANPPQLLKPIITSYGVHLILVEEIIQPQLNEQLRIQILGDFFANWLKQQIEEAEIIIDLNNDNLNRRKIMSGNGNL
- a CDS encoding peptidylprolyl isomerase, giving the protein MIQTATQSLLPQSSTPSETEIIAYLHRSYQWAEIINAVELEAMILALCQEFGIEITDEEWQTAGDAFRLKHQLLGIQQTQAWLQQQRISLEEWSEGIKNQLLFTKLKEYLFGVQVDGYYLANRDHYRRVALSQILVRDLDQAIAIAQLLREQNASFCALAIEHSLGQQSQTNGGFMGIRYVSELAPEIAQAIKNVEVGVIIGPIQTQVGYHILRIEKWFPLKFNQSARERVLEACWQVWLKEQSS
- a CDS encoding aldo/keto reductase — encoded protein: MKITNLLPKVEPKSVNVEAELVLANSKFPESNLPFYRKLGRTDLTVSCLGLGGGGHISSEDTLYAFERGINYFFYSSDLHQYLYSSMRGALRQLCGKGSSIRDQVVLATVSYMIRTPDAVLTYLYDQFVDLGIDYIDVFFWGWIDEHNSNSFEKCLSASDDIRGSDTVCQRHIERVFGISERLKKMGAVRYIGASFHDHDLAQKWLDSSLLDVVMVRHNVAHRTAQNKVFPYLDPKDPQRPGIVTFKSAGMVGPLWTSPLGLPSGCWQPSVPDLYRYSLSQNCVDIALAGWTKREHVDSAIAAVQQGKLTPEELDYLNLYGDLHRNRIKVKDVPPQRWLYR